The Bombus huntii isolate Logan2020A chromosome 1, iyBomHunt1.1, whole genome shotgun sequence genome contains a region encoding:
- the LOC126867019 gene encoding small ubiquitin-related modifier 3, translating into MSDEKKETKAESEHINLKVLGQDSAVVQFKIKKHTPLRKLMNAYCDRVGLAIAAVRFRFDGEPINELDTPTTLEMEEGDTIEVYQQQTGGLC; encoded by the exons ATGTCTGACGAGAAGAAG GAAACTAAAGCAGAATCCGAGCacataaatttaaaagtaTTGGGACAAGATAGTGCAGTGGTTCAGTTTAAAATTAAGAAGCATACACCACTCAGGAAATTAATGAATGCCTACTGTGATCGCGTG ggCTTGGCGATAGCAGCTGTAAGGTTTAGATTTGATGGAGAACCCATAAACGAATTAGATACACCAACAACCCTTGAGATGGAAGAAGGAGACACAATAGAAGTTTATCAGCAACAAACAGGAGGATTGTGTTGA
- the LOC126866624 gene encoding histone H2B-like codes for MPPKVSGKAVKKAGKAQKNISKADKKKKRRRKESYAIYIYKVLKQVHPDTGISSKAMSIMNSFVNDVFERIAAEASRLAHYNKRSTITSREIQTAVRLLLPGELAKHAVSEGTKAVTKYTSSK; via the coding sequence ATGCCGCCGAAAGTTAGTGGAAAAGCTGTGAAGAAAGCTGGTAAGGCTCAGAAGAATATTAGTAAAGCtgacaagaagaagaagaggaggaggaaggaAAGCTACGCTATTTACATTTACAAGGTGTTGAAACAAGTACACCCTGACACCGGTATATCCAGCAAAGCGATGAGCATCATGAACAGTTTCGTCAATGATGTCTTCGAACGCATTGCAGCAGAAGCATCAAGATTGGCGCATTACAACAAACGTTCTACAATTACATCTCGTGAAATTCAAACCGCTGTAAGACTTTTACTTCCCGGAGAATTAGCAAAACACGCAGTCAGCGAAGGCACCAAAGCAGTCACCAAGTACACCAGCTCAAAATAG